In one Candidatus Delongbacteria bacterium genomic region, the following are encoded:
- the sprA gene encoding cell surface protein SprA has protein sequence MSKFLILIIIFLSIVNVFSLELKYDFVGRSRDLNIFDTTPKNYFGISKQDSTLFEFEEISDRYKTAVKIDSSGTYAVMNFTLFGEEYRSVEVMKIEDYTKNRIEKDKKLAWRKSVVQNVIKGYDENQSDEIAIDIPIKIKSKNFHRIFGGNKIGLRLNGTLYFDLAAKKSSSNSNTSSEDNDNLSFEPKTQMDLKITGKIGEKVTVNIAQDTEKLDFENEIKITYQGDSDEIIEKLEAGNISLSLPATRYVTFSGQNKGLFGLKTDLRVGKFTSVFIASLEKGEKNEIKVSSNDQVERPITVDTKSYLRNTYFFIQDVFRDEMALKFDEKKGSGLSGLTSSEWRISEDNFLLFTNKPNYNSTSSKVKAKIYYYGAENGVVQNEIAINENELNVVQINAEDYEYIRELGIIRLKQNILSSSSDQLYITFSMTNLNTGEVKEIGTINTGGDYYKLHVFGSHNVTTDKQWFDLEWKNVYSVNASDVDKTKFKLEIKDSDDNSDNEGKNYLYWYDVAKNDDETSVNNIFLRPDLGHFIFPALRPFYPDELEKEFTALKDKNNMESALLDSNIYFNNGSIDEGKLKLYFKASGKGGIPSLGFNVLEGSEEVKSNSKVLVRDVDYIIDYRAGQITILRPDLYTDITITYESASIFQLDKKVLLGNRTQYNFGDNDFIGATAMYLSKSTKDSKVQVGQEPFENFIWDVNGKYSLELPFLTKTVDLLPLVETEAKSNLSFEGEFAQVIPNPNTEGKAYLDDFESSDKKRTLGMTHYNWQYAPVPENYPTSKDYSLNSSVEETDINPRYFLQPQNTAYNEDSTGFYWYNPKDDDKPKKEDIYEDVEGREATEKVNTMVFMFKPGGKQIALNEEIENVDSWSGVIRSLPGSYQDLSEIRYIEFVAKADVPLDMYIDLGAMSEDIVPNGFINSEDLLLDDEGENTIGYNNGLLDRLDEEDVGLDMIHKYNPSVNNETEAYSLKGLDSLQSYRPYYYSSFDDHPTSGNKITSAPKSDSDISYWQMNKTEGNGRLDTEDLNYNGYLDRDVGFYRYKIGLKQSNSYIVPGQGYKGGFALYRIPIDSELKTIIGSEPKLDEVKFVKVWFNNCSDESAKIEFISFDFVGNEWVATGDNREYLEAKVINNKDNTNYLPPPSIDLDKDDEGNLEKEQSLLLNFNFNQVMTNPPEAYVSKKYVNGNSFFLYKTLEMEIHGGDNMPGKTWFDPEEKDLFFVFRFGKDSVNYYEYSSELVEGWKEGSFTNRVSVDLDSFPVLKERRSDKRTKYSKRVHTNHVAGERFKRYISILGEPTLSDIKYYQIGVIDSVSSSGSAPAVGEIWVDDIILKDVDKEYSTAKRFRTELNFADLITSSAEISQQDADFHNLTTNRGSGVNSTQVSVDASIHLDKFTSSKWQLDLPFGYSYSRSYEVPKYQNQSDLLVKQSDPPDSSITKSEKHGFTYGFKKNSDSDNPFVKYSIDKLTYNGSTQIDRSSSPSDLKKESRRFSNTVSYNLQLSSDYLSFSPFSWLERVPYLRRLSEDKVTLIPLNYRTQIQTSQSMNEWVTRQTNKAYDNRDFKVNRSFGVASFNPISFINTTYDISFKSDMYRKVQKDSTGVDYETVEYSRDYADMLSLNFGELDAMESSFKASTTIAPIPYFRFSPSYIASYSWDGNIENIKSGRQNDNSRIFTFQTTFLNREMLKDISDLLNKMETDKPVDEEVSPASEEQEKDKPKNRGRGGSQKPKTITFTGGTGFVGFLEKNLSDISLDTEFSRANRAGKAVSFSKAPLDYWLGFSNNPGGDIDYETYNWLGKFNWGVKTSLKITENVSLGNLSYSNTKGFEYGNSGSFTGVNGWTSFGLPWAIKTYVKPGVNGNFDIPIPDYSLSIRGIEKFLSVVDYVTSIDIDHAKTGKESFNWSTDSITGYNWAGVPDLGYGYKLTKKDWSLSFSPLIKINITLANGLRLSAGTDYRFNMNEGYSSIKTDGVAEDKVQNGTKTYENGYDFTASYNQKGGFNLPFNFWPFNGRRVQNNIDYSFSTRVAFSETYNFKQTKYEYDSRPVESFTLTLNPKISYRFNRNLSGSLTYTFSTSSSNRSSVVTDNYDHELKLSMVFKLTGY, from the coding sequence ATGTCTAAATTTTTGATATTGATAATTATTTTTCTGAGCATTGTAAATGTTTTTAGTCTTGAACTTAAATATGATTTTGTTGGACGAAGTAGAGATTTAAATATTTTTGATACTACCCCAAAAAATTATTTTGGAATCTCTAAACAAGATTCCACATTGTTTGAGTTTGAAGAAATTTCTGACAGATATAAAACAGCTGTAAAAATCGATTCGAGTGGTACATATGCTGTGATGAACTTTACTCTTTTTGGTGAGGAGTATAGAAGCGTTGAAGTGATGAAAATTGAGGATTATACAAAAAATCGAATTGAGAAAGATAAAAAATTAGCCTGGAGAAAAAGTGTTGTCCAAAATGTCATTAAAGGCTATGATGAAAATCAATCTGATGAAATCGCAATAGATATTCCGATAAAGATAAAATCAAAAAATTTTCATAGAATTTTTGGTGGAAACAAGATAGGTTTAAGATTAAATGGTACTCTTTATTTTGATCTTGCAGCTAAAAAAAGCTCTTCGAATTCGAATACAAGTTCTGAAGACAATGATAATCTTTCTTTTGAACCGAAAACACAGATGGACTTAAAAATTACGGGAAAGATTGGAGAAAAAGTTACAGTTAATATTGCTCAGGATACAGAAAAGCTCGACTTTGAGAATGAGATAAAAATCACTTACCAAGGTGATTCCGATGAGATTATTGAGAAGCTTGAAGCAGGGAATATTTCTTTAAGCCTTCCAGCTACCAGGTATGTAACGTTTAGTGGTCAAAATAAAGGTTTATTTGGATTGAAAACGGACTTAAGAGTAGGAAAATTCACTTCTGTGTTTATTGCTTCGCTTGAAAAAGGGGAGAAAAATGAGATAAAAGTGAGTAGCAATGACCAAGTTGAGCGACCTATCACAGTCGATACTAAGAGCTATTTAAGAAATACATATTTTTTTATTCAAGATGTTTTTAGAGATGAGATGGCTCTCAAGTTTGATGAGAAAAAGGGATCTGGTCTAAGTGGTTTAACTTCATCGGAATGGAGAATTAGTGAGGATAACTTTTTACTTTTTACGAATAAACCTAATTACAATTCCACTTCATCAAAGGTTAAAGCAAAAATCTATTATTATGGTGCTGAAAATGGTGTTGTGCAAAATGAAATTGCCATTAATGAAAATGAACTAAACGTTGTACAGATTAATGCAGAAGATTATGAGTACATTAGAGAACTGGGTATAATAAGGCTTAAGCAGAACATATTGTCTTCATCTAGCGATCAGCTATATATAACTTTTAGTATGACCAATCTAAATACGGGAGAGGTTAAGGAGATAGGAACTATAAATACAGGTGGAGATTATTATAAACTCCATGTTTTTGGAAGTCATAATGTTACCACGGATAAACAGTGGTTCGACTTGGAATGGAAAAATGTTTATTCAGTAAATGCATCAGATGTTGATAAAACGAAATTTAAATTAGAGATTAAAGATTCAGATGATAATAGTGATAATGAAGGTAAAAATTATCTCTATTGGTATGATGTCGCAAAAAATGATGATGAAACAAGTGTGAATAATATTTTTCTAAGACCGGATTTGGGTCATTTTATTTTTCCTGCCTTGCGACCGTTTTATCCAGATGAATTGGAAAAAGAGTTTACAGCTTTGAAAGATAAAAATAATATGGAATCAGCTCTGCTTGATTCAAATATCTACTTTAACAATGGCTCTATAGATGAAGGTAAGTTAAAACTTTATTTTAAAGCATCAGGTAAAGGAGGAATCCCTTCTCTAGGTTTTAATGTGTTGGAAGGTTCAGAAGAAGTTAAATCAAATTCTAAGGTGTTAGTAAGGGATGTTGATTATATCATTGACTATAGAGCCGGTCAAATTACCATATTAAGACCAGATCTTTATACTGATATTACGATTACTTATGAGAGTGCTTCCATTTTTCAGTTGGATAAAAAAGTTTTATTGGGAAATAGAACTCAATATAATTTTGGTGATAATGATTTCATTGGTGCAACTGCCATGTATCTTTCCAAATCAACGAAAGACAGTAAAGTTCAAGTTGGTCAGGAGCCATTTGAAAACTTCATATGGGATGTGAATGGTAAATATTCTTTGGAATTACCTTTTCTAACTAAAACTGTGGATCTTCTGCCATTGGTAGAAACAGAGGCGAAGTCTAATTTATCCTTTGAAGGAGAATTTGCTCAAGTTATTCCAAATCCAAATACTGAGGGAAAAGCTTATCTTGATGATTTTGAAAGTTCAGACAAAAAAAGAACACTCGGTATGACTCACTATAATTGGCAATATGCTCCTGTTCCAGAAAATTATCCAACTAGTAAAGACTATAGTCTAAATAGTTCTGTTGAAGAGACTGATATAAATCCTAGATATTTCTTACAACCTCAAAATACAGCATACAATGAAGATTCTACTGGCTTCTATTGGTATAATCCTAAAGATGATGATAAACCAAAAAAAGAGGATATTTACGAAGATGTTGAAGGAAGAGAAGCTACAGAAAAAGTTAATACCATGGTTTTCATGTTTAAACCTGGTGGTAAACAAATAGCTCTGAATGAAGAGATAGAGAATGTTGATAGCTGGTCAGGTGTAATAAGGTCTTTACCAGGATCTTACCAGGATCTATCTGAGATCAGGTATATCGAATTTGTTGCAAAAGCTGATGTTCCATTGGATATGTATATTGATCTTGGAGCAATGAGTGAAGATATTGTTCCAAATGGATTTATAAATTCGGAAGATCTTTTATTGGATGATGAAGGTGAGAATACTATCGGTTACAATAATGGATTGCTTGATCGTCTGGATGAAGAGGATGTTGGTCTGGACATGATCCACAAATATAATCCATCTGTAAACAATGAAACTGAGGCTTATTCTTTGAAGGGGTTGGATTCTCTCCAAAGTTACAGACCATATTATTACTCCTCTTTTGATGATCACCCAACTTCAGGTAATAAAATTACTTCAGCTCCAAAAAGTGATAGTGATATAAGCTATTGGCAGATGAACAAAACTGAGGGTAATGGCAGGTTAGACACTGAGGATTTAAATTATAATGGATATTTAGATAGAGATGTAGGATTTTATAGATACAAAATTGGTCTTAAACAGAGCAATTCATACATAGTGCCTGGGCAAGGGTACAAAGGTGGGTTTGCTTTATATAGAATTCCAATTGACTCTGAATTGAAAACGATTATTGGTAGTGAACCAAAGCTGGATGAAGTGAAATTTGTAAAAGTTTGGTTTAACAATTGTAGTGACGAGTCTGCAAAAATTGAGTTTATTTCTTTTGATTTTGTTGGAAATGAATGGGTCGCAACTGGTGATAATCGAGAATACCTGGAAGCAAAAGTAATAAACAATAAGGATAATACAAATTATCTTCCACCTCCTTCTATAGATCTTGATAAAGATGACGAGGGTAATCTTGAAAAGGAACAATCATTGCTATTGAACTTTAATTTTAATCAGGTGATGACAAATCCTCCAGAGGCTTATGTTTCAAAAAAATATGTAAATGGTAATAGCTTTTTTCTTTATAAAACATTGGAAATGGAGATACATGGTGGTGATAACATGCCTGGTAAAACATGGTTTGATCCAGAAGAAAAAGATCTGTTTTTCGTTTTTAGATTTGGTAAAGATTCTGTGAACTACTATGAGTATTCAAGTGAATTAGTAGAGGGTTGGAAAGAGGGTTCATTTACTAATAGAGTGTCAGTGGACTTAGATAGTTTTCCTGTTCTAAAGGAGAGAAGATCAGATAAAAGAACCAAATACAGTAAACGAGTTCATACTAATCATGTTGCTGGAGAAAGATTTAAAAGATATATCTCAATATTGGGAGAACCAACCTTAAGTGATATCAAATATTATCAGATTGGAGTTATTGACTCTGTTTCAAGCTCAGGATCTGCTCCTGCTGTTGGGGAAATTTGGGTTGATGATATAATTTTGAAAGACGTCGATAAAGAGTATAGTACCGCCAAAAGGTTTAGAACTGAACTTAATTTTGCAGATTTAATTACATCTTCGGCGGAAATATCTCAACAAGATGCTGATTTTCACAATCTTACAACAAATCGTGGTTCTGGTGTAAATTCAACGCAGGTTTCCGTAGATGCGAGTATACATCTTGATAAATTTACATCCTCTAAGTGGCAATTGGATTTGCCATTCGGATATTCATACTCAAGAAGTTATGAAGTTCCTAAATATCAAAATCAGTCAGATCTTTTGGTAAAACAGTCTGATCCTCCTGATTCATCAATTACAAAAAGTGAAAAGCATGGATTCACTTACGGATTTAAAAAGAATTCAGATTCAGATAATCCATTTGTAAAGTATTCCATCGACAAATTGACATATAATGGTAGCACTCAAATTGACAGGTCAAGTTCACCTTCCGACTTGAAAAAAGAATCCAGAAGATTCTCCAACACTGTGAGTTACAATTTACAATTATCTTCTGATTATTTATCTTTCAGTCCTTTTTCCTGGCTTGAAAGAGTTCCATATTTAAGGAGATTGTCTGAAGATAAGGTGACACTAATTCCATTGAATTATAGAACTCAAATACAAACAAGCCAAAGTATGAATGAATGGGTAACCAGACAAACTAATAAAGCTTATGATAATAGAGATTTTAAAGTAAATAGGAGTTTTGGTGTTGCGAGTTTCAATCCAATTAGTTTTATAAATACAACTTATGATATAAGTTTCAAGTCCGATATGTATCGTAAAGTCCAGAAAGATAGTACAGGTGTGGATTACGAAACAGTCGAATATAGTAGAGATTATGCTGATATGTTGTCACTTAATTTTGGAGAACTAGATGCAATGGAATCAAGTTTTAAGGCATCGACTACGATAGCTCCAATACCATATTTTAGATTTTCTCCTAGTTATATAGCTTCATATTCATGGGATGGTAATATAGAAAATATAAAAAGTGGAAGACAAAACGACAACTCAAGAATATTTACTTTCCAAACAACATTCTTGAATAGAGAGATGCTAAAAGATATCTCTGATCTTTTAAATAAAATGGAAACGGATAAGCCTGTAGATGAGGAAGTAAGCCCAGCTTCAGAAGAACAGGAAAAGGATAAACCCAAAAATAGGGGAAGGGGTGGAAGTCAAAAACCTAAAACTATTACTTTTACTGGAGGAACAGGTTTTGTTGGTTTTCTTGAAAAAAATCTTTCTGATATTTCTTTAGACACTGAGTTTAGCAGGGCAAATAGAGCTGGAAAGGCTGTTAGTTTCTCCAAAGCTCCGTTGGATTACTGGTTAGGTTTTTCCAATAATCCAGGCGGTGATATAGACTATGAGACTTACAACTGGTTAGGCAAGTTTAACTGGGGAGTAAAAACAAGTCTAAAGATTACAGAAAATGTTTCTCTAGGCAATCTTTCATATTCTAATACTAAAGGGTTTGAATATGGAAATAGTGGTTCCTTCACTGGTGTAAATGGTTGGACATCATTTGGACTTCCTTGGGCAATTAAAACTTATGTAAAACCTGGTGTTAATGGTAATTTTGATATTCCAATACCAGACTACAGTCTTTCCATTCGTGGAATTGAAAAGTTCTTGTCTGTAGTAGACTATGTTACATCAATCGATATAGATCATGCAAAAACAGGAAAAGAGTCTTTTAACTGGAGTACAGATTCAATTACTGGGTACAACTGGGCGGGTGTTCCTGATTTGGGGTATGGTTATAAGCTTACAAAAAAGGATTGGTCTTTGAGCTTTAGCCCTTTGATTAAGATAAATATTACCCTTGCGAATGGCTTGAGATTAAGTGCTGGAACTGATTATAGATTCAATATGAACGAAGGGTATAGCAGTATAAAAACCGATGGAGTTGCTGAAGATAAGGTACAAAATGGTACAAAAACTTATGAGAATGGGTATGATTTTACAGCGTCTTATAATCAAAAAGGGGGGTTCAATCTACCATTTAATTTCTGGCCATTTAATGGAAGAAGAGTTCAAAACAATATTGATTACTCTTTCTCTACTAGGGTCGCCTTTTCAGAAACCTATAATTTTAAGCAAACAAAATATGAATACGATAGTAGACCTGTAGAGAGTTTTACTTTGACTCTGAATCCAAAAATTTCTTATAGATTTAACAGAAATTTAAGTGGTTCTTTAACTTATACATTCTCCACTAGTTCCAGTAATAGAAGTAGTGTAGTGACAGATAATTACGATCATGAGCTAAAATTGTCTATGGTGTTTAAACTTACAGGGTATTAA
- a CDS encoding divergent polysaccharide deacetylase family protein: MNTVLFLIPDNKVDIKKESMNNSFLRTLDEKHADLKKQTEERVFKDVFDSLIFYSRIPKEYVKRYVSKSKIVYEIKLPNNNSLTNYNLYLARLIRPLSPDFYFVTNEKGYTEAELKIRGKEFKVMYKVDKNLKEPLLLESRIAIVIDDFGYQNPEIDYIKGFVKFPVSLTMAVIPGHSFSNEISKQIRKNDKELIIHFPMEAKIGSISSELIKLKEGMDSSEVKSMLFRAFVEVPGASGLNNHMGSKATENSDLMKIFFNQYKKYNRYFFDSFTTADSKCRTICEEFGIKYLKRDVFIDNQEDKESIIQSFQFAVEKLKEGSDVIVIGHARSETYETLMDIVMYKYPELNYVKLGELLN, translated from the coding sequence GTGAATACTGTTTTATTTTTGATACCAGATAATAAAGTTGATATCAAAAAAGAGAGTATGAATAATTCATTTTTAAGAACATTAGATGAAAAACATGCTGATTTAAAAAAACAGACTGAAGAGAGAGTTTTTAAAGATGTTTTTGATTCTTTAATTTTTTATAGTAGAATTCCAAAGGAATATGTTAAAAGGTATGTTTCAAAAAGCAAAATTGTTTATGAGATTAAGCTCCCCAATAATAATTCCCTTACAAATTATAATTTGTACCTTGCTAGATTAATAAGGCCATTGAGTCCAGATTTTTACTTCGTGACTAATGAAAAAGGTTATACCGAAGCGGAGTTGAAAATAAGAGGTAAAGAGTTTAAGGTGATGTATAAGGTTGATAAAAATTTAAAGGAACCACTACTTCTGGAAAGCAGAATCGCAATCGTAATCGATGATTTTGGATATCAAAATCCTGAGATTGATTATATAAAAGGTTTTGTAAAATTTCCTGTATCTTTGACAATGGCGGTGATTCCGGGGCACTCATTTTCAAATGAAATCTCTAAACAGATCCGAAAAAATGATAAAGAGCTTATTATTCATTTCCCTATGGAGGCTAAAATCGGGAGTATTAGTTCTGAGTTGATAAAGCTAAAAGAAGGTATGGATAGCTCTGAAGTTAAATCTATGCTATTCAGAGCTTTTGTTGAGGTTCCAGGGGCTTCAGGCTTGAATAATCATATGGGTTCCAAAGCTACAGAAAATAGCGATCTTATGAAAATTTTTTTTAATCAGTATAAAAAATACAATAGATATTTTTTTGATAGTTTTACAACTGCAGATTCTAAATGTAGAACCATCTGCGAAGAATTTGGGATCAAATATTTGAAAAGGGATGTATTCATTGATAATCAGGAAGATAAGGAAAGTATCATTCAAAGCTTCCAGTTTGCTGTAGAGAAACTTAAAGAAGGATCAGATGTTATTGTAATTGGACATGCAAGATCAGAAACATATGAAACTCTAATGGACATTGTGATGTATAAGTATCCTGAATTGAACTATGTTAAACTTGGAGAGTTGCTTAATTGA